In a genomic window of Salegentibacter salegens:
- a CDS encoding DUF4837 family protein, protein MKKTLFLLFSLVFLVSCNENGDKPDERILSDSSGNINQITLIIENELWEGPVGEAIRDNFAAMVEGLPQEEPMFSLSQIPPETFSGFVRKNRSFISVQEGKEAEARIIKDLYARPQTAAIISGENEEELIHIINESSEKIASAFKATEMKEKQRRMKKSLKKDGKLEEKFGLSLNFPSAYRYALEEDNFVWIRKEIPKGNMEILIYEVPINQIESDTNTIGNIIKMRDSIGKAHIPGPKPEEGMHMITEEAYAPYLFETEIDGKFAYETRGTWEVKGAFMAGPFLNYAIKDEANNRFVVVEGFVFSPSRAKRDNMFEIDAILQSADIE, encoded by the coding sequence ATGAAAAAAACCTTATTCCTTCTATTCAGTTTAGTTTTTCTCGTTTCCTGTAATGAAAACGGTGACAAACCAGATGAACGTATCCTTTCAGACTCTTCCGGAAATATCAATCAAATAACCCTAATTATTGAAAACGAATTATGGGAGGGCCCGGTAGGCGAAGCTATAAGAGATAATTTTGCCGCTATGGTAGAAGGCCTTCCACAAGAAGAACCAATGTTTTCTTTAAGCCAGATACCGCCAGAAACATTTAGCGGATTTGTTCGAAAAAACCGTTCTTTTATTTCCGTTCAGGAAGGTAAAGAAGCTGAAGCCAGGATTATTAAAGATCTCTATGCCCGGCCACAAACCGCCGCGATTATATCTGGTGAAAATGAAGAGGAACTTATTCATATTATAAATGAAAGTTCAGAAAAAATAGCTTCAGCTTTCAAAGCGACCGAAATGAAAGAGAAACAACGCCGAATGAAAAAATCGCTTAAAAAGGATGGAAAGCTTGAAGAAAAATTCGGTTTATCATTAAATTTTCCTTCCGCATATAGGTACGCTTTAGAAGAAGATAATTTTGTTTGGATAAGAAAGGAAATACCAAAAGGGAATATGGAAATCCTTATTTACGAGGTGCCAATCAATCAAATTGAATCTGATACTAATACTATTGGAAACATTATTAAAATGCGCGATTCAATAGGAAAGGCACATATACCAGGGCCCAAGCCTGAGGAAGGTATGCATATGATTACCGAAGAAGCCTACGCTCCTTACCTTTTTGAAACTGAAATTGATGGAAAATTCGCTTACGAAACCCGTGGAACCTGGGAAGTAAAAGGCGCCTTTATGGCGGGGCCATTCTTAAATTACGCCATTAAAGATGAAGCCAATAACCGCTTTGTAGTGGTAGAAGGTTTTGTTTTTTCTCCCTCCAGAGCGAAGCGGGATAATATGTTTGAAATAGATGCTATCCTGCAATCTGCAGATATTGAATAG
- the tatA gene encoding twin-arginine translocase TatA/TatE family subunit, with protein sequence MNAFILPLAIGAPQIILIVVVILLLFGGRKIPELMRGLGSGIKEFKDASKDENGEKTVPSDDKNFSEEKK encoded by the coding sequence ATGAATGCATTTATTTTACCATTAGCCATTGGTGCCCCGCAAATTATATTAATTGTTGTGGTAATATTGCTATTATTTGGAGGTCGAAAAATTCCTGAATTGATGAGAGGTTTAGGTAGTGGAATTAAAGAATTTAAAGACGCTTCCAAGGATGAAAATGGCGAAAAGACAGTTCCTTCTGATGATAAGAATTTTTCTGAAGAAAAGAAATAG